One stretch of Bacteroidales bacterium DNA includes these proteins:
- a CDS encoding leucine-rich repeat protein — MKGRIIFIVLTLILNVSNVFAQKIEIDGIYYYLDYQEETAEVTHYTFPNHYSGVIVIPNLINHYENEYMVTIIGEQAFDECPITSIIIPNTVTYIKQSAFYGCEILNSILIPNGVFYIERRAFGNCEALTSIIIPNGVSNIEEKTFYGCTGLKSIILPSSVKYIGQEVFMLCQKLNAITNLNPVPVDISSSTDIFFEVNITECTLTVPTSAVTVYQNTAVWQDFNIVGGGILVNPTVNNNLWGYTDGNALYSSGETATVTAYARNNCSFVNWTINGELVSTEETYSFTVAEDIELVANFEQHTTTINVAINNDDYGTVTGVGVYPLNSTATLTAVANQDYKFANWIKDGLEITYNPYSFTVTKDEELLLNFREKNNYTVNLTVNNPDYGTVQGDGTYKEDDHVYVLATANTGYYFVCWMQDGLIVSTEKYYGFPVTEDMELQAVFIVNDWGIDDIEKSDIMVYPNPTSGELIVNNEDLTIKRVEVYNLIGKKQNADMNFRQAECILDISHLPAGMYIVRITTEEGFITRKIMKI, encoded by the coding sequence ATGAAAGGAAGAATTATATTTATAGTTTTGACCCTTATATTGAACGTGTCAAATGTGTTTGCACAGAAAATAGAAATAGACGGTATTTACTACTATTTGGATTATCAGGAAGAAACTGCGGAAGTAACTCATTACACTTTCCCCAATCATTATTCCGGCGTCATTGTTATTCCTAATTTAATAAATCATTATGAAAATGAATATATGGTTACAATTATAGGAGAGCAAGCTTTTGATGAGTGTCCTATAACTTCTATAATCATTCCTAATACTGTTACTTATATTAAGCAATCAGCTTTTTATGGGTGTGAAATACTAAATTCTATTTTGATACCTAACGGTGTGTTTTATATAGAAAGACGTGCTTTTGGCAATTGTGAAGCCCTAACTTCAATAATAATTCCAAATGGAGTTTCAAACATTGAAGAAAAAACTTTTTATGGTTGTACAGGTCTTAAATCAATTATTCTTCCAAGCAGTGTCAAGTATATTGGTCAAGAGGTATTTATGCTATGTCAAAAACTTAATGCCATTACCAATCTCAATCCTGTACCTGTTGATATTTCTTCTTCTACAGATATTTTCTTCGAGGTTAATATTACAGAATGTACTTTAACTGTTCCCACCAGCGCTGTAACTGTTTATCAAAATACTGCAGTCTGGCAGGATTTTAATATTGTCGGCGGCGGAATTTTAGTTAATCCTACCGTCAATAATAATTTATGGGGTTATACAGACGGAAATGCATTATACTCATCAGGCGAAACAGCAACAGTCACAGCTTATGCACGCAATAATTGCAGTTTTGTAAACTGGACAATAAACGGAGAGCTTGTTTCTACCGAAGAAACATACAGTTTTACTGTAGCGGAAGATATAGAGCTGGTTGCTAATTTTGAACAGCATACCACAACAATTAATGTTGCTATAAATAATGATGATTACGGTACAGTAACCGGAGTAGGTGTTTATCCTTTAAACTCAACGGCAACTCTTACAGCTGTTGCAAACCAAGATTATAAATTTGCAAACTGGATAAAAGACGGTTTGGAGATAACTTATAATCCCTATAGTTTTACAGTAACCAAAGATGAAGAATTACTGCTGAACTTCAGGGAAAAAAACAACTATACAGTTAACTTAACCGTAAATAATCCTGATTATGGCACGGTTCAAGGAGATGGAACTTATAAAGAGGATGATCATGTTTATGTATTAGCGACTGCAAATACGGGTTATTATTTTGTATGTTGGATGCAAGACGGTTTAATAGTATCCACCGAAAAGTATTATGGATTTCCAGTTACGGAAGATATGGAATTGCAGGCAGTCTTTATTGTCAACGACTGGGGAATAGACGATATTGAGAAAAGTGATATAATGGTTTATCCCAATCCGACAAGCGGAGAATTAATAGTTAATAATGAAGATTTAACAATTAAGCGAGTTGAGGTTTATAATTTGATTGGTAAGAAGCAGAATGCGGATATGAATTTTCGACAAGCAGAATGTATCTTAGATATTTCACATTTACCGGCTGGAATGTATATTGTAAGAATAACAACCGAAGAAGGATTTATTACAAGAAAGATTATGAAAATATAA